From Gallus gallus isolate bGalGal1 chromosome 14, bGalGal1.mat.broiler.GRCg7b, whole genome shotgun sequence, one genomic window encodes:
- the LOC121106757 gene encoding uncharacterized protein LOC121106757 isoform X2 — protein MEVPPGRALLVSRLLPAMETSWNPMGPQRGNRGKDTPRRGKYYWWSSRVLKEPVKKMEKAAHGGTKGTDQETVQKEPLQESSSDTRPVSDRKTQAEQAAGLPGVDVGKITTAAVGKELRKHHIPVIAVVSAVLLSVLMLACVPMLWMWKKYLARKTERTAARQADWERDQNRDEGRAELGEAAKEDVLDQGKIISRAFSWSFEAEFADLCNRIRADPSLQPTHPSSSPTVNVSSLSSCSSQDTPEPSSAPVTGAKKARVH, from the exons ATGG AAGTGCCCCCAGGGAGGGCCTTGCTGGTTTCTCGGCTCCTTCCTGCGATGGAGACCAGTTGGAATCCCATGG GTCCGCAAAGaggaaacagaggaaaggaTACACCTAGAAGAGGGAAGTACTACTGGTGGTCATCCCGTGTCCTAAAGGAACctgtgaagaaaatggagaaggCAGCGCATGGTGGGACTAAAGGGACTGACCAAGAGACTGTGCAGAAGGAGCCattgcaggaaagcagcagtgacacACGGCCAGTCTCTGATAGAAAAACACAGGCAGAACAAGCAGCTGGATTGCCAG GGGTGGATGTTGGGAAAATCACAACGGCCGCTGTTGGCAAAGAGCTGCGAAAACACCACATCCCAGTGATTGCTGTGGTCTccgctgtgctgctgtctgtgctgatGCTGGCCTGTGTTCCTATGCTGtggatgtggaaaaaatatct GGCACGCAAGACAGAGCGGACAGCTGCAAGACAAGCTGACTGGGAGAGAGATCAAAACAGAGATGAAGGCAGAGCGGAGCTGGGGGAGGCTGCAAAGGAGGATGTCCTCGACCAAGGAAAAATCATCTCCAGGGCATTCTCCTggtcctttgaagcagaatttGCTGACCTGTGCAACAGAATCAGAGCAGACCCCTCCCTTCAGCCCACgcatcccagcagctctcctaCTGTCAACGTCTCTTCCCTCAGtagctgcagctctcaggatACCCCTGAGCCATCCAGTGCCCCTGTTACCGGTGCCAAGAAGGCTCGGGTTCATTGA
- the LOC121106757 gene encoding uncharacterized protein LOC121106757 isoform X1 yields the protein MLHYSVMPLCTETFHGSLVAEVPPGRALLVSRLLPAMETSWNPMGPQRGNRGKDTPRRGKYYWWSSRVLKEPVKKMEKAAHGGTKGTDQETVQKEPLQESSSDTRPVSDRKTQAEQAAGLPGVDVGKITTAAVGKELRKHHIPVIAVVSAVLLSVLMLACVPMLWMWKKYLARKTERTAARQADWERDQNRDEGRAELGEAAKEDVLDQGKIISRAFSWSFEAEFADLCNRIRADPSLQPTHPSSSPTVNVSSLSSCSSQDTPEPSSAPVTGAKKARVH from the exons ATGCTCCACTATTCAGTGATGCCGTTGTGCACGGAAACTTTTCATGGGTCTTTGGTTGCAGAAGTGCCCCCAGGGAGGGCCTTGCTGGTTTCTCGGCTCCTTCCTGCGATGGAGACCAGTTGGAATCCCATGG GTCCGCAAAGaggaaacagaggaaaggaTACACCTAGAAGAGGGAAGTACTACTGGTGGTCATCCCGTGTCCTAAAGGAACctgtgaagaaaatggagaaggCAGCGCATGGTGGGACTAAAGGGACTGACCAAGAGACTGTGCAGAAGGAGCCattgcaggaaagcagcagtgacacACGGCCAGTCTCTGATAGAAAAACACAGGCAGAACAAGCAGCTGGATTGCCAG GGGTGGATGTTGGGAAAATCACAACGGCCGCTGTTGGCAAAGAGCTGCGAAAACACCACATCCCAGTGATTGCTGTGGTCTccgctgtgctgctgtctgtgctgatGCTGGCCTGTGTTCCTATGCTGtggatgtggaaaaaatatct GGCACGCAAGACAGAGCGGACAGCTGCAAGACAAGCTGACTGGGAGAGAGATCAAAACAGAGATGAAGGCAGAGCGGAGCTGGGGGAGGCTGCAAAGGAGGATGTCCTCGACCAAGGAAAAATCATCTCCAGGGCATTCTCCTggtcctttgaagcagaatttGCTGACCTGTGCAACAGAATCAGAGCAGACCCCTCCCTTCAGCCCACgcatcccagcagctctcctaCTGTCAACGTCTCTTCCCTCAGtagctgcagctctcaggatACCCCTGAGCCATCCAGTGCCCCTGTTACCGGTGCCAAGAAGGCTCGGGTTCATTGA
- the LOC121106786 gene encoding uncharacterized protein LOC121106786 isoform X3: MARVWGATAPARLVLLLLLMSLRSWEICAAPLPVQGADDDIGAPYSDDSLNPGFVPRGQPRGVTGNEGAPASPLSSRTETPADHMEVPPGRALLVSRLLPAMETSWNPMGPQRGNRGKDTPRRGKYYWWSSRVLKEPVKKMEKAAHGGTKGTDQETVQKEPLQESSSDTRPVSDRKTQAEQAAGLPGVDVGKITTAAVGEELRKHHIPVIAVVSAVLLSVLMLACVPMLWMWKKYLARKTERTAARQADWERDQNRDEGRAELGEAAKEDVLDQGKIISRAFSWSFEAEFADLCNRIRADPSLQPTHPSSSPTVNVSSLSSCSSQDTPEPSSAPVTGAKKARVH; encoded by the exons ATGGCACGAGTGTGGGGGGCCACGGCCCCTGCCCGCCTTGTCCTCCTCCTGCTACTGATGTCCCTGCGTTCCTGGGAGATTTGTGCTGCTCCGCTTCCAGTACAGGGAGCAG ATGATGACATTGGTGCGCCCTATTCAGATGATAGTCTGAATCCAGGTTTTGTGCCTCGGGGTCAACCCAGAG GTGTGACTGGGAATGAAGGTGCTCCAGCTTCCCCTCTGAGTTCCAGGACTGAAACTCCGGCAGATCACATGG AAGTGCCCCCAGGGAGGGCCTTGCTGGTTTCTCGGCTCCTTCCTGCGATGGAGACCAGTTGGAATCCCATGG GTCCGCAAAGaggaaacagaggaaaggaTACACCTAGAAGAGGGAAGTACTACTGGTGGTCATCCCGTGTCCTAAAGGAACctgtgaagaaaatggagaaggCAGCGCATGGTGGGACTAAAGGGACTGACCAAGAGACTGTGCAGAAGGAGCCattgcaggaaagcagcagtgacacACGGCCAGTCTCTGATAGAAAAACACAGGCAGAACAAGCAGCTGGATTGCCAG GGGTGGATGTTGGGAAAATCACAACGGCCGCTGTTGGCGAAGAGCTGCGAAAACACCACATCCCAGTGATTGCTGTGGTCTCCGCTGTGCTGCTGTCCGTGCTGATGCTGGCCTGTGTTCCTATGCTGtggatgtggaaaaaatatct GGCACGCAAGACAGAGCGGACAGCTGCAAGACAAGCTGACTGGGAGAGAGATCAAAACAGAGATGAAGGCAGAGCGGAGCTGGGGGAGGCTGCAAAGGAGGATGTCCTCGACCAAGGAAAAATCATCTCCAGGGCATTCTCCTggtcctttgaagcagaatttGCTGACCTGTGCAACAGAATCAGAGCAGACCCCTCCCTTCAGCCCACgcatcccagcagctctcctaCTGTCAACGTCTCTTCCCTCAGtagctgcagctctcaggatACCCCTGAGCCATCCAGTGCCCCTGTTACCGGTGCCAAGAAGGCTCGGGTTCATTGA
- the LOC121106786 gene encoding uncharacterized protein LOC121106786 isoform X1, with product MAAKRSSWPLCYCANHDLRLSPAPLPDPPPVAKGEEYHNIPSNGNFSNQFFLILDDDIGAPYSDDSLNPGFVPRGQPRGVTGNEGAPASPLSSRTETPADHMEVPPGRALLVSRLLPAMETSWNPMGPQRGNRGKDTPRRGKYYWWSSRVLKEPVKKMEKAAHGGTKGTDQETVQKEPLQESSSDTRPVSDRKTQAEQAAGLPGVDVGKITTAAVGEELRKHHIPVIAVVSAVLLSVLMLACVPMLWMWKKYLARKTERTAARQADWERDQNRDEGRAELGEAAKEDVLDQGKIISRAFSWSFEAEFADLCNRIRADPSLQPTHPSSSPTVNVSSLSSCSSQDTPEPSSAPVTGAKKARVH from the exons ATGGCAGCCAAGAGGTCCTCCTGGCCACTCTGCTACTGTGCAAATCATGACCTGCGTCTTTCTCCCGCCCCATTACCTGACCCACCTCCAGTTGCTAAGGGAGAAGAATATCACAACATCCCCAGTAATGGGAACTTCTCTAATCAGTTCTTCTTGATTCTAGATGATGACATTGGTGCGCCCTATTCAGATGATAGTCTGAATCCAGGTTTTGTGCCTCGGGGTCAACCCAGAG GTGTGACTGGGAATGAAGGTGCTCCAGCTTCCCCTCTGAGTTCCAGGACTGAAACTCCGGCAGATCACATGG AAGTGCCCCCAGGGAGGGCCTTGCTGGTTTCTCGGCTCCTTCCTGCGATGGAGACCAGTTGGAATCCCATGG GTCCGCAAAGaggaaacagaggaaaggaTACACCTAGAAGAGGGAAGTACTACTGGTGGTCATCCCGTGTCCTAAAGGAACctgtgaagaaaatggagaaggCAGCGCATGGTGGGACTAAAGGGACTGACCAAGAGACTGTGCAGAAGGAGCCattgcaggaaagcagcagtgacacACGGCCAGTCTCTGATAGAAAAACACAGGCAGAACAAGCAGCTGGATTGCCAG GGGTGGATGTTGGGAAAATCACAACGGCCGCTGTTGGCGAAGAGCTGCGAAAACACCACATCCCAGTGATTGCTGTGGTCTCCGCTGTGCTGCTGTCCGTGCTGATGCTGGCCTGTGTTCCTATGCTGtggatgtggaaaaaatatct GGCACGCAAGACAGAGCGGACAGCTGCAAGACAAGCTGACTGGGAGAGAGATCAAAACAGAGATGAAGGCAGAGCGGAGCTGGGGGAGGCTGCAAAGGAGGATGTCCTCGACCAAGGAAAAATCATCTCCAGGGCATTCTCCTggtcctttgaagcagaatttGCTGACCTGTGCAACAGAATCAGAGCAGACCCCTCCCTTCAGCCCACgcatcccagcagctctcctaCTGTCAACGTCTCTTCCCTCAGtagctgcagctctcaggatACCCCTGAGCCATCCAGTGCCCCTGTTACCGGTGCCAAGAAGGCTCGGGTTCATTGA
- the LOC121106786 gene encoding uncharacterized protein LOC121106786 isoform X2 has translation MAAKRSSWPLCYCANHDLRLSPAPLPDPPPVAKGEEYHNIPSNGNFSNQFFLILDDDIGAPYSDDSLNPGFVPRGQPRGVTGNEGAPASPLSSRTETPADHMVPPGRALLVSRLLPAMETSWNPMGPQRGNRGKDTPRRGKYYWWSSRVLKEPVKKMEKAAHGGTKGTDQETVQKEPLQESSSDTRPVSDRKTQAEQAAGLPGVDVGKITTAAVGEELRKHHIPVIAVVSAVLLSVLMLACVPMLWMWKKYLARKTERTAARQADWERDQNRDEGRAELGEAAKEDVLDQGKIISRAFSWSFEAEFADLCNRIRADPSLQPTHPSSSPTVNVSSLSSCSSQDTPEPSSAPVTGAKKARVH, from the exons ATGGCAGCCAAGAGGTCCTCCTGGCCACTCTGCTACTGTGCAAATCATGACCTGCGTCTTTCTCCCGCCCCATTACCTGACCCACCTCCAGTTGCTAAGGGAGAAGAATATCACAACATCCCCAGTAATGGGAACTTCTCTAATCAGTTCTTCTTGATTCTAGATGATGACATTGGTGCGCCCTATTCAGATGATAGTCTGAATCCAGGTTTTGTGCCTCGGGGTCAACCCAGAG GTGTGACTGGGAATGAAGGTGCTCCAGCTTCCCCTCTGAGTTCCAGGACTGAAACTCCGGCAGATCACATGG TGCCCCCAGGGAGGGCCTTGCTGGTTTCTCGGCTCCTTCCTGCGATGGAGACCAGTTGGAATCCCATGG GTCCGCAAAGaggaaacagaggaaaggaTACACCTAGAAGAGGGAAGTACTACTGGTGGTCATCCCGTGTCCTAAAGGAACctgtgaagaaaatggagaaggCAGCGCATGGTGGGACTAAAGGGACTGACCAAGAGACTGTGCAGAAGGAGCCattgcaggaaagcagcagtgacacACGGCCAGTCTCTGATAGAAAAACACAGGCAGAACAAGCAGCTGGATTGCCAG GGGTGGATGTTGGGAAAATCACAACGGCCGCTGTTGGCGAAGAGCTGCGAAAACACCACATCCCAGTGATTGCTGTGGTCTCCGCTGTGCTGCTGTCCGTGCTGATGCTGGCCTGTGTTCCTATGCTGtggatgtggaaaaaatatct GGCACGCAAGACAGAGCGGACAGCTGCAAGACAAGCTGACTGGGAGAGAGATCAAAACAGAGATGAAGGCAGAGCGGAGCTGGGGGAGGCTGCAAAGGAGGATGTCCTCGACCAAGGAAAAATCATCTCCAGGGCATTCTCCTggtcctttgaagcagaatttGCTGACCTGTGCAACAGAATCAGAGCAGACCCCTCCCTTCAGCCCACgcatcccagcagctctcctaCTGTCAACGTCTCTTCCCTCAGtagctgcagctctcaggatACCCCTGAGCCATCCAGTGCCCCTGTTACCGGTGCCAAGAAGGCTCGGGTTCATTGA